From Actinomyces slackii, a single genomic window includes:
- a CDS encoding MalY/PatB family protein, translating into MLSILPPARSAQTSQPTPAQPSRPHARPAAEPPAPAVSRFDVVHDRRGTGSLKWDFAAERRRPEDALPLWVADMDYPTAPCVTSALLWRTRHGIFGYSEPDSAYDAALTGWFARRYGWQVDAEWNTVTPGVVPALALAVRACTQPGDSVVIEEPVYYPFREVVEDNGRTVVAVPLVRESGRYRRDLAALERAFAAGARLLLLCNPHNPVGRVWDREELEALAEVTGRYGVVVVADEIHADLALPGYATTPFASLPGTARTITCTSPSKAFNLAGLQVANILIADDALRAAFRRELAAVGYSQPNALGLVACRAAYEQGESWLDELREHIASAREHVVERLAAIPGVEAWPCEGTYLLWLDCAELLEASGLSPEDLDDFMLHRAGLWLDDGRIFGAGGLGFTRINVACPRPVLDEALDRLESAVRALLDSAGHLGRHGRRGRRDRLPLSA; encoded by the coding sequence ATGCTGTCCATTCTCCCGCCCGCCCGCTCTGCCCAGACCAGCCAGCCCACCCCCGCCCAACCCTCCCGGCCGCATGCCCGCCCCGCGGCCGAGCCCCCGGCCCCCGCCGTCTCCCGATTCGACGTGGTGCATGATCGCCGCGGCACGGGGAGCCTGAAGTGGGACTTCGCCGCCGAGCGCCGTCGGCCCGAGGACGCTCTGCCCCTGTGGGTGGCGGATATGGACTACCCGACGGCGCCGTGCGTCACCAGCGCGCTGCTGTGGCGCACCCGCCACGGGATCTTCGGCTACTCCGAGCCCGACTCGGCCTATGACGCCGCCTTGACCGGCTGGTTCGCCCGGCGCTACGGCTGGCAGGTGGACGCCGAGTGGAACACGGTGACCCCCGGAGTGGTCCCGGCCCTGGCGCTGGCGGTGCGCGCATGCACGCAGCCGGGCGACTCGGTCGTCATCGAGGAGCCGGTCTACTACCCCTTCAGGGAGGTGGTGGAGGACAACGGCCGCACTGTTGTCGCAGTGCCCCTGGTGCGCGAGAGCGGCCGCTACCGCCGGGATCTTGCGGCGCTGGAGAGGGCCTTCGCCGCCGGGGCCAGGCTGTTGCTGCTGTGCAACCCGCACAACCCGGTGGGCAGGGTGTGGGACCGCGAGGAGCTTGAGGCGCTGGCGGAGGTGACGGGGCGCTATGGCGTGGTGGTGGTCGCCGATGAGATCCACGCGGATCTGGCGCTGCCCGGCTACGCGACGACGCCCTTCGCCTCTCTGCCGGGCACGGCCCGCACGATCACCTGCACCTCGCCGTCGAAGGCCTTCAACCTGGCGGGGCTCCAGGTGGCCAACATCCTCATCGCCGACGACGCCCTGCGCGCGGCCTTCCGCCGCGAGTTGGCGGCGGTGGGGTACTCCCAGCCCAATGCGCTGGGCCTGGTGGCGTGCCGGGCCGCCTATGAGCAGGGGGAGTCCTGGCTCGATGAGCTGCGGGAGCATATCGCCTCAGCACGCGAGCATGTGGTGGAGCGCCTGGCGGCGATACCGGGGGTGGAGGCCTGGCCCTGCGAGGGCACCTACCTGCTGTGGCTGGATTGCGCCGAGTTGCTGGAGGCCTCGGGGCTCAGCCCGGAGGACCTGGATGATTTCATGCTCCACCGCGCGGGGCTGTGGCTCGACGACGGCCGCATCTTCGGCGCCGGCGGCCTGGGCTTCACGCGGATCAACGTGGCCTGCCCGCGGCCGGTGCTCGACGAGGCGCTCGATCGACTGGAGTCGGCCGTCCGCGCGCTGCTCGACTCCGCCGGCCACCTCGGCCGTCATGGCCGTCGTGGCCGTCGTGACCGTCTCCCCCTGTCCGCCTGA
- a CDS encoding heavy metal-binding domain-containing protein, with protein sequence MIVTTTQSVEGYPVTQYLRIVCGETIAGVNAFKDIAAGFRNIVGGRSEAYERELMQARETALAEMVQRAQELGAEGVIGVDIDYETLGSENGMLMVTASGTAVRFSAPR encoded by the coding sequence ATGATCGTCACCACCACCCAGAGTGTCGAGGGCTACCCCGTCACCCAGTACCTGCGCATCGTCTGCGGCGAGACCATCGCCGGGGTCAACGCCTTCAAGGACATCGCCGCGGGCTTTCGCAACATCGTGGGCGGCCGCTCGGAGGCCTACGAGCGCGAGCTCATGCAGGCCCGCGAGACCGCCCTGGCGGAGATGGTCCAGCGCGCCCAGGAGCTGGGCGCCGAGGGGGTGATCGGCGTGGACATCGACTACGAGACCCTGGGCAGCGAGAACGGCATGCTCATGGTCACGGCCTCGGGCACCGCGGTCCGCTTCTCCGCTCCCCGCTGA
- a CDS encoding DUF3418 domain-containing protein: protein MNIDDAASQPLDKAAEGSRPEKDPTRSDRPGAASTSTSTSKRPRRTRRGSRRGSAGRAGSGWRGYTPEELASRAESVPPIVYPEELPVSARREEIAAAIRDHQVVIVAGETGSGKTTQLPKICLELGRGLTGMIGHTQPRRIAARSVAERIASELGTPIGRQGVVGYQVRFTEEVGASTLIKLMTDGILLAEIQSDPSLSRYDTIIVDEAHERSLNIDFILGYLARLLPRRPDLKVIITSATIDSQRFAEHFGAHRAGDSTEPAPIIEVSGRTYPVEIRYRPLQPDPPAQARLADPGGQSPPEGASAPAPPAAPGELTEAELEALTSPDPAVRAAARARREALRAGSPGPSPQSPQSPQPPSSSSSSRAATGGRQGSPLPEGAEPTEPRDQVTGILEAVDELMAEPHGDILVFLAGERDIRDTEAALIDHLGARYSPDGRSSAPGGVEIVPLYSRLSAAEQHRVFEAHTMRRIVLATNVAETSLTVPGIRYVIDPGVARISRYSNRTKVQRLPIEPVSRASADQRAGRCGRVADGIAIRLYSQADFEARPRYTEPEILRTSLASVILQMAALGLGAVGDFPFLDAPDSRQVRSGLQLLTEIGAIEPEAARPRSGGPRLTDIGRRLARLPIDPRLGRMLLEAGELGCAGEVLVIVAALSIQDVRERPADRQEASDAMHRRFADPTSDFLTYLNLWRYLRTQSRELSGSAFRRMCRAEFLHYLRVREWQDVHTQLRQMSRQLGLSAAPVELPTARSIRAATQALEPGSHAAQIAHGGVAAAVVALGRSADTPDADAIHRSLLLGLLSNVGTWDERRREYAGARGTRFAIWPGSGLRRKTYDWVMSAELVETSRLFARTVAKVDSRWIEEAAERAGLARRVYGEPYWSVRHGAAMVHEKVLLYGMTLAADRPVPLSAVGTQAARDVAREMFLRKGLIEGGWHARHAFVERNRELVEELGDVERRRREHGLLADDAALFDFYDDRVPEEVTSAAAFDAWWKDARRSSPDLLDFTRELLLPGGDDTSGFPDTWVQADLTLPLDYVFEPGHRDDGVAVRIPVEVLGRLEPEGFDWLVPGLRPELCVATIRALPKRVRRQLVPAPDVGAQIWQALAEGYPTPSGASAPAVSFQEAFCQVVRRLREVEISGEDWDEAAERLPDHLRMAFVSIDAQGRALGRSKDLVELQRRLSGSTQDAVRSAVRGALAQAMAEAVEQAGGARAGGGSLSDSLSGARAGGGSGRGGKGRRGRPRAGGDPGSKAGGAGGAPGTESGGQSTPAVQDGAIRAGMAEREALEDWPSGIPGLEEPEASTIPATVESTGAAGFVVRGYPALVAAGGAARLRTSAGDPAHRAGRAQAGGGRASQTPSPSADLVILPDAVDQQREHPAGVTALALARTALPVGRVTSRWSGQESLTLAASPYRSTEALVADLQLAAARAVAGGWARRTGWLLAEVRRREVFAELVAAMREELEDEVHRIAQIVVRTLSAQREVDRVVGAHSSLSLLTTLQEVREHAAELVFDGFITATPADRLVHLPRYLKALALRVDRAASSPSAASQDAALSYQVGEALAVVDRARARAAGLPPDARREAALDEARWMVEELRVSLFAQTLGTSQKVSPQRITKLAASIA, encoded by the coding sequence ATGAACATCGACGATGCAGCTTCCCAGCCCCTGGACAAGGCCGCGGAGGGCTCGCGCCCCGAGAAGGATCCCACGCGGAGCGATCGTCCCGGTGCGGCGTCCACGTCCACATCCACGTCCAAGAGGCCCAGGAGGACGCGCAGAGGCTCCCGGCGCGGGTCCGCGGGCCGCGCCGGGAGCGGCTGGCGCGGCTACACCCCCGAGGAGCTGGCCTCCAGGGCCGAGTCGGTGCCGCCCATCGTCTACCCCGAGGAGCTCCCGGTCAGCGCTCGTCGGGAGGAGATCGCCGCTGCGATCCGCGACCACCAGGTGGTGATCGTCGCCGGGGAGACCGGCTCGGGCAAGACCACCCAGCTGCCCAAGATCTGCCTGGAGCTCGGGCGCGGCCTCACCGGGATGATCGGGCACACCCAGCCACGGCGCATCGCGGCGCGCTCCGTCGCCGAGCGCATTGCCTCCGAGCTGGGCACGCCGATCGGCCGCCAGGGCGTGGTGGGCTATCAGGTGCGCTTCACCGAGGAGGTCGGCGCCTCCACCCTCATCAAGCTCATGACCGACGGCATCCTCCTGGCCGAGATCCAATCCGATCCGAGCCTGTCCCGCTACGACACGATCATCGTCGACGAGGCCCACGAGCGCAGTCTCAACATCGACTTCATCCTGGGCTATCTGGCCCGCCTCCTGCCCAGGCGCCCCGACCTCAAGGTCATCATCACCTCGGCCACCATCGACTCCCAGCGCTTCGCCGAGCACTTCGGCGCCCACCGCGCCGGCGACTCCACCGAGCCCGCCCCGATCATCGAGGTCTCCGGGCGCACCTACCCCGTCGAGATCCGCTACCGCCCGCTCCAGCCGGATCCGCCGGCGCAGGCGCGGCTCGCCGACCCCGGCGGTCAGAGCCCACCGGAAGGCGCCTCAGCCCCAGCCCCGCCTGCCGCGCCGGGCGAGCTCACCGAGGCCGAGCTCGAGGCCCTGACCTCCCCGGACCCGGCCGTGCGCGCCGCCGCCCGAGCGCGCCGCGAGGCCCTGCGCGCCGGCTCACCAGGACCGTCGCCACAGTCGCCACAGTCGCCACAGCCTCCGTCGTCGTCCTCCTCATCGCGCGCAGCCACCGGGGGCCGCCAGGGCTCCCCCCTTCCTGAGGGCGCCGAGCCCACTGAGCCCCGGGACCAGGTCACCGGCATCCTGGAGGCCGTCGACGAGCTCATGGCCGAGCCCCACGGCGACATCCTCGTCTTCCTGGCCGGGGAGCGGGACATCCGCGACACCGAGGCGGCCCTCATCGACCACCTGGGCGCGCGCTACTCCCCCGATGGGCGCTCGAGCGCGCCGGGCGGCGTCGAGATCGTCCCGCTCTACTCGCGCCTGAGCGCGGCCGAGCAGCACCGGGTCTTCGAGGCCCACACGATGCGGCGCATCGTCCTGGCCACCAACGTCGCCGAGACCTCCCTGACGGTGCCGGGGATCCGCTATGTCATCGACCCCGGGGTGGCCCGCATCTCCCGCTACTCCAACCGCACCAAGGTCCAGCGCCTGCCCATCGAGCCGGTCAGCCGCGCCAGCGCGGATCAGCGCGCCGGGCGCTGCGGGCGCGTGGCCGACGGCATCGCCATCCGCCTGTACTCGCAGGCGGACTTCGAGGCCCGCCCCCGCTACACCGAGCCGGAGATCCTGCGCACCTCCCTGGCCAGCGTCATCCTCCAGATGGCGGCCCTGGGCCTGGGGGCGGTGGGGGACTTCCCCTTCCTGGACGCCCCCGACTCCCGGCAGGTGCGCTCGGGCCTCCAGCTCCTCACCGAGATCGGGGCGATCGAGCCCGAGGCCGCCCGCCCCCGCTCCGGCGGGCCGCGGCTGACCGACATCGGCCGCCGTCTGGCGCGCCTGCCCATCGACCCGCGCCTGGGCCGCATGCTGCTGGAGGCCGGGGAGCTGGGCTGCGCCGGGGAGGTCCTGGTCATCGTGGCGGCCCTGTCCATCCAGGACGTCCGCGAGCGCCCGGCCGATCGGCAGGAGGCCTCCGATGCCATGCACCGCCGTTTCGCCGACCCCACCAGCGACTTCCTGACCTACCTCAACCTGTGGCGCTACCTGCGCACCCAGAGCCGCGAGCTGTCCGGCTCGGCCTTCCGCCGCATGTGCCGCGCCGAGTTCCTCCACTACCTGCGCGTGCGCGAGTGGCAGGACGTCCACACCCAGCTGCGGCAGATGTCCCGGCAGCTGGGCCTGAGCGCCGCCCCTGTCGAGCTGCCCACGGCCCGCTCCATCCGCGCCGCCACCCAGGCGCTGGAACCCGGCTCCCACGCCGCGCAGATCGCCCATGGAGGCGTGGCCGCCGCCGTGGTCGCCCTGGGCAGGAGCGCGGACACCCCCGACGCCGACGCCATCCACCGCAGCCTCCTGCTGGGCCTGCTGTCCAATGTGGGCACCTGGGATGAGCGGCGGCGCGAGTACGCCGGGGCCCGCGGCACGCGCTTCGCCATCTGGCCGGGCTCGGGCCTGCGCCGCAAGACCTATGACTGGGTGATGAGCGCCGAGCTGGTCGAGACCTCTCGGCTCTTCGCCCGCACGGTGGCCAAGGTGGACTCGCGATGGATCGAGGAGGCGGCTGAGCGGGCGGGCCTGGCCCGCCGGGTCTACGGCGAGCCCTACTGGTCGGTTCGCCATGGCGCCGCCATGGTCCACGAGAAGGTCCTCCTCTACGGCATGACCCTGGCCGCCGATCGCCCCGTCCCCCTGTCCGCGGTGGGCACGCAGGCCGCCCGCGACGTTGCCCGTGAGATGTTCCTGCGCAAGGGCCTCATCGAGGGCGGGTGGCATGCGCGCCACGCCTTCGTCGAGCGCAACCGGGAGCTGGTCGAGGAGCTGGGGGATGTGGAGCGCCGTCGCCGCGAGCACGGGCTCCTGGCCGATGACGCTGCGCTCTTCGACTTCTACGACGACCGCGTCCCCGAGGAGGTGACCTCGGCGGCCGCCTTCGACGCCTGGTGGAAGGATGCCCGGCGCTCCAGCCCGGACCTGCTGGACTTCACCCGCGAGCTGCTGCTGCCCGGCGGGGATGACACCTCCGGCTTCCCCGACACCTGGGTCCAGGCCGACCTGACCCTGCCCCTGGACTACGTCTTCGAGCCGGGCCACCGGGACGACGGCGTCGCCGTGCGCATCCCCGTGGAGGTCCTGGGCCGCCTGGAGCCGGAGGGCTTCGACTGGCTGGTGCCCGGACTGCGCCCCGAGCTGTGCGTGGCCACCATCCGGGCGCTGCCCAAGCGGGTGCGCCGCCAGCTGGTGCCCGCCCCCGATGTGGGCGCTCAGATCTGGCAGGCGCTGGCCGAGGGCTACCCGACGCCGTCGGGGGCCAGTGCCCCGGCCGTCTCCTTCCAGGAGGCCTTCTGCCAGGTGGTGCGGCGCCTGCGGGAGGTGGAGATCAGCGGGGAGGACTGGGATGAGGCCGCCGAGCGGCTTCCGGACCACCTGCGCATGGCCTTCGTCAGCATCGACGCTCAGGGGCGGGCGCTGGGGCGCTCCAAGGATCTGGTGGAGCTTCAGCGCCGGTTGTCGGGCAGCACCCAGGACGCGGTGCGCTCAGCGGTTCGCGGCGCCCTGGCCCAGGCGATGGCCGAGGCGGTGGAGCAGGCCGGTGGCGCCCGGGCGGGCGGCGGCTCACTCAGCGACTCACTCAGCGGCGCCCGGGCGGGCGGCGGCTCGGGGCGCGGCGGGAAGGGGCGGCGCGGTCGGCCGAGGGCCGGCGGTGATCCCGGCTCGAAGGCCGGCGGAGCCGGCGGCGCGCCGGGCACCGAGAGCGGCGGCCAGAGCACTCCGGCGGTCCAGGATGGGGCGATCCGCGCGGGGATGGCGGAGCGCGAGGCCCTGGAGGACTGGCCCTCGGGCATCCCGGGGCTGGAGGAGCCGGAGGCCTCGACCATCCCGGCCACGGTGGAGTCCACGGGGGCGGCGGGCTTCGTGGTGCGCGGCTACCCGGCGCTGGTGGCCGCCGGTGGCGCGGCGCGGCTGCGGACCAGCGCTGGGGACCCGGCCCATCGCGCGGGTCGAGCGCAGGCGGGTGGGGGCCGGGCCTCCCAGACTCCCTCGCCCAGCGCCGATCTGGTGATCCTGCCCGACGCCGTCGACCAGCAGCGGGAGCACCCCGCCGGCGTCACGGCCCTGGCCCTGGCGCGCACGGCCCTGCCCGTGGGGAGGGTGACCAGCCGCTGGAGCGGGCAGGAGTCCCTGACGCTGGCCGCCTCCCCGTACCGCAGCACCGAGGCCCTGGTGGCCGACCTCCAGCTGGCGGCCGCCCGGGCCGTGGCCGGCGGATGGGCGAGGCGGACCGGGTGGCTGCTGGCCGAGGTGCGCCGTCGGGAGGTCTTCGCCGAGCTGGTGGCCGCCATGCGCGAGGAGCTGGAGGACGAGGTCCACCGGATCGCGCAGATCGTGGTGCGCACGCTCTCAGCCCAGCGGGAGGTGGATCGAGTCGTGGGGGCGCACTCCTCCCTGAGCCTTCTCACCACGCTGCAGGAGGTGCGCGAGCACGCCGCCGAGCTGGTCTTCGACGGCTTCATCACCGCCACGCCCGCCGATCGCCTGGTGCATCTGCCCCGCTACCTCAAGGCGCTGGCCCTGCGGGTGGACAGGGCCGCCTCATCGCCCTCGGCCGCCTCCCAGGACGCCGCCCTGTCCTACCAGGTGGGCGAGGCGCTGGCCGTGGTGGACAGGGCCCGGGCCCGCGCCGCCGGGCTGCCCCCGGACGCGCGGCGCGAGGCGGCGCTGGATGAGGCGCGCTGGATGGTCGAGGAGCTGCGCGTCAGCCTGTTCGCCCAGACCCTGGGCACCTCCCAGAAGGTCAGTCCCCAGCGCATCACCAAGCTCGCCGCCTCCATCGCCTGA
- a CDS encoding excalibur calcium-binding domain-containing protein, whose product MSATASTTSIFSLLLERRARPACLALILLLTAALTTACSPSSTAGPPSSPTPTTTEEALAAFVAPPPATPTTKAPVEPTVEPEAVEVTPEPTLPEPTQPVEPPVVEPEPAQPEPEVDPPAPVAQEPAQPEVEDQPAPAEAPAFFRNCAEAHAAGVTPLHVDDPGYSRKLDRDGDGIACEK is encoded by the coding sequence ATGTCAGCAACAGCCAGTACGACGTCGATCTTCTCCCTGCTCCTGGAGCGCCGAGCCAGACCCGCCTGCCTCGCGCTCATCCTGCTGCTCACCGCGGCGCTCACCACGGCCTGCTCGCCCAGCAGCACCGCCGGTCCCCCGTCCTCCCCCACTCCCACGACCACCGAGGAGGCGCTGGCCGCATTCGTCGCCCCGCCTCCCGCCACGCCCACGACCAAGGCGCCAGTGGAACCCACAGTCGAACCGGAGGCCGTCGAGGTCACGCCGGAGCCGACCCTGCCCGAGCCGACCCAGCCAGTCGAGCCGCCCGTCGTCGAGCCGGAGCCGGCCCAGCCCGAGCCCGAGGTCGATCCCCCGGCCCCCGTCGCGCAGGAGCCCGCCCAGCCCGAGGTCGAGGACCAGCCCGCCCCGGCCGAGGCGCCCGCCTTCTTCCGGAACTGCGCCGAGGCCCATGCCGCAGGGGTCACGCCGCTCCATGTGGACGATCCGGGCTACTCCCGCAAGCTGGACCGCGACGGCGACGGCATCGCCTGCGAGAAGTAG
- a CDS encoding substrate-binding domain-containing protein: MARGHRRIGLVNGPPSVRQAADRRDGVHRALEHAGLELRETLVEVEALSGGTSFTTDAGAAGTASLLDGDAAPTALLCANDQMALGAMRELRRRGLSVPEDVAVVGYDDISIAGELSTPLTSVHRPKREMGAAAAELLLDDGAVRHVTFTPELVVRASTTP; the protein is encoded by the coding sequence GTGGCGCGCGGGCATCGGCGCATCGGCCTGGTCAACGGACCGCCGTCAGTGCGCCAGGCCGCCGATCGTCGCGATGGGGTCCACCGCGCCCTGGAGCATGCGGGCCTGGAGCTGCGCGAGACTCTGGTCGAGGTCGAGGCCCTCAGCGGCGGCACCAGTTTCACGACCGACGCCGGGGCGGCCGGGACCGCCAGTCTGCTCGACGGCGACGCGGCCCCCACCGCTCTGCTGTGCGCCAACGACCAGATGGCACTCGGGGCCATGCGCGAGCTGCGGCGCCGAGGGCTGTCGGTCCCCGAGGATGTGGCCGTCGTCGGCTATGACGACATCTCCATCGCTGGCGAGCTCAGCACGCCCTTGACCAGTGTGCACAGGCCCAAGCGGGAGATGGGGGCGGCGGCGGCCGAGCTCCTGCTGGACGACGGCGCTGTCCGCCATGTCACCTTCACCCCCGAGCTCGTGGTGCGCGCCTCGACAACCCCCTGA
- a CDS encoding SprT-like domain-containing protein — MHLPDALALARALMEEHGVGDWELALDRARRRAGLTDHGRRRITLSRQLMGLYSPDEVRETILHEIAHARVGAQHGHDEVWEAEARRLGSSGRRLVGPHAPRLRGRWVGTCPAGHEIDRMRRPSVPVSCARCARRFSLAHLLSWSLDGDPVPEARMSPAYRAALARARSRAGGPS; from the coding sequence GTGCACCTTCCTGACGCCTTGGCCCTGGCCCGTGCCCTCATGGAGGAGCACGGCGTCGGGGACTGGGAGCTGGCCCTGGACCGCGCCCGACGGCGCGCCGGACTGACCGATCATGGGCGTCGTCGGATCACACTGAGCCGCCAGCTCATGGGCCTGTACTCCCCCGATGAGGTCCGCGAGACCATCCTGCATGAGATCGCCCACGCCCGTGTGGGCGCCCAGCACGGCCATGACGAGGTCTGGGAGGCCGAGGCGCGCCGCCTGGGATCCAGCGGCCGGCGGCTGGTGGGCCCCCACGCGCCCCGGCTGCGGGGACGGTGGGTGGGGACCTGCCCGGCGGGGCACGAGATCGACCGGATGCGCCGCCCCTCCGTGCCGGTGTCCTGCGCCCGCTGCGCCCGCCGCTTCAGCCTGGCGCACCTGCTGTCCTGGAGCCTGGACGGCGATCCCGTCCCTGAGGCCCGGATGAGCCCCGCCTACCGTGCGGCTCTGGCCAGGGCCCGCAGCCGCGCGGGCGGCCCTTCCTGA
- a CDS encoding hemagglutinin, with product MPPPSSPRPRPRRSPRGPGPSRRAHPGGARPAGRRPARRGARGLLRHPLAIVLVAFLVTILIGLLILRLGGGGAAQSTTGTHTEPDPVVPDPSGFTAATLIDDEVFYNSQAMTLAEVRDFVSRVNNGCMPGLDGTPCLAQAVFDVEAHEATAYCAKELEQAAGISAAEVIWAVSQACGINPQVLLVLIHKEQGLLTASGEALTARDYEAAAGYACPDGTECDPQWAGFPNQLYGAASQFQRYRQEPGEYDVVAQVPTRVAYAPQAQCGGSELTVTNQATAGLYNYTPFQPNEAAAEGGDACTAWGNWNFYGYFQTFFGDPAPSRAS from the coding sequence ATGCCCCCTCCCTCCAGCCCCCGCCCGCGGCCCAGACGCAGCCCCCGGGGGCCCGGCCCCTCGCGCCGGGCCCACCCCGGCGGTGCTCGTCCGGCAGGCCGCCGACCCGCGCGCCGCGGCGCCCGCGGACTGCTGCGCCACCCCCTGGCCATCGTTCTGGTCGCCTTCCTGGTCACCATCCTCATCGGCCTGCTCATCCTGCGCCTGGGGGGAGGCGGGGCGGCGCAGAGCACGACGGGGACCCACACCGAGCCTGATCCGGTGGTGCCCGACCCGAGCGGCTTCACCGCTGCCACCCTCATCGACGATGAGGTCTTCTACAACTCCCAGGCCATGACGCTGGCGGAGGTTCGGGACTTCGTGTCCCGGGTCAACAATGGGTGCATGCCCGGTCTCGATGGCACGCCCTGCCTGGCGCAGGCGGTGTTCGACGTCGAGGCCCACGAGGCCACCGCCTACTGCGCCAAGGAGCTCGAGCAGGCAGCCGGCATCAGCGCCGCCGAGGTGATCTGGGCGGTGTCGCAGGCCTGCGGCATCAACCCGCAGGTGCTGCTGGTGCTGATCCACAAGGAGCAAGGACTGCTGACCGCCTCCGGTGAGGCCCTGACCGCGCGCGACTACGAGGCCGCGGCCGGCTACGCCTGCCCGGATGGCACTGAGTGCGATCCGCAGTGGGCGGGCTTCCCCAACCAGCTCTACGGCGCCGCCTCCCAGTTCCAGCGCTACCGACAGGAGCCCGGGGAGTACGACGTCGTCGCCCAGGTTCCCACGCGGGTGGCCTACGCCCCGCAGGCTCAGTGCGGCGGCTCCGAGCTGACCGTGACCAACCAGGCCACGGCCGGCCTGTACAACTACACCCCCTTCCAGCCCAACGAGGCTGCGGCTGAGGGCGGGGATGCCTGCACGGCCTGGGGAAATTGGAATTTCTACGGCTATTTCCAGACTTTCTTTGGCGATCCGGCGCCCTCTCGGGCGTCGTGA
- a CDS encoding phospholipase D-like domain-containing protein, with amino-acid sequence MTLPPLLATAWFVIENLIKIAALGMVPENRRPSSSSAWLLLIILLPVVGFPLYLLIGSPWVHGKRLQQQNTINEITLEYTQSMPDVPQGAEPSDALAGVLRMNRELTGLPCVTGEVVGVHAVASTTYARMAKAIDRATDHVHVEFYIMSWDEVTDVFFSALERAAARGVTVRLLLDHLGSRKYPGWKRLGERLTAAGIRWRLMMPLLPHKRRWRRPDLRNHRKILVVDGERAFIGSHNIIDPSYRVRRNLWAGRRWEDLSVEVTGEIVVEAQAVFAMDWYFESGEQLEALELGLREPAETMPEGSGLAGVAVGTAAPRPGRPGAVVNAMQLVPSGPGYPTQPNLRMFLALIHGAKHRVSITSPYFIPDEALLAAMTSAAYRGVEVELFVGKESDQFIVNHAQRSYYSTLLAAGVRIYRYPAPTVLHSKYMTVDDETGVIGSSNMDFRSFALNYEVMLLAFGGDLDDLLRLNDADYRAVSTELTAEEWAAEPWYRRYIDNVCRLMSALL; translated from the coding sequence ATGACGCTGCCTCCCCTTCTGGCAACCGCCTGGTTTGTCATCGAGAACCTCATCAAGATCGCAGCGCTGGGCATGGTGCCGGAGAACCGTCGCCCCTCCTCCTCCTCGGCGTGGCTGCTGCTCATCATCCTGCTGCCCGTGGTCGGCTTCCCCCTCTACCTGCTCATCGGCAGTCCCTGGGTGCATGGCAAGCGCCTGCAGCAGCAGAACACGATCAACGAGATCACCCTGGAGTACACCCAGTCCATGCCCGACGTCCCCCAGGGCGCCGAGCCCTCGGATGCTCTGGCCGGTGTGCTGCGCATGAACCGGGAGCTGACCGGCCTGCCGTGCGTGACCGGCGAGGTCGTGGGCGTGCACGCGGTGGCCTCCACCACCTACGCCCGGATGGCCAAGGCCATCGACCGGGCCACGGACCACGTTCACGTGGAGTTCTACATCATGAGCTGGGACGAGGTCACCGACGTCTTCTTCTCCGCCCTGGAGCGCGCCGCCGCCCGCGGGGTGACCGTGCGGCTCCTCCTGGACCATCTGGGCAGTCGCAAGTACCCCGGGTGGAAGCGCCTGGGCGAGAGGCTGACGGCCGCGGGGATCCGCTGGCGGCTCATGATGCCGCTGCTGCCCCACAAGCGCCGCTGGCGCCGCCCTGACCTGCGCAATCACCGCAAGATTCTGGTGGTCGACGGCGAGCGCGCCTTCATCGGCAGCCACAACATCATCGACCCCTCCTACCGTGTGCGCCGCAATCTGTGGGCGGGGCGCCGGTGGGAGGATCTGTCGGTGGAGGTGACCGGGGAGATCGTCGTGGAGGCTCAGGCGGTCTTCGCCATGGACTGGTACTTCGAGTCCGGTGAGCAGCTTGAGGCGCTGGAGCTGGGCCTGCGCGAGCCTGCCGAGACCATGCCCGAGGGCTCGGGCCTGGCCGGGGTGGCTGTGGGGACGGCGGCGCCCAGGCCCGGCAGGCCGGGGGCGGTGGTCAATGCGATGCAGCTCGTGCCCTCAGGGCCCGGCTATCCCACGCAGCCCAATCTGCGCATGTTCCTGGCGCTTATTCATGGGGCCAAGCATCGGGTGTCCATTACCAGCCCGTATTTCATTCCTGACGAGGCGCTGCTGGCCGCCATGACGTCCGCGGCGTATCGGGGGGTGGAGGTCGAGCTCTTCGTGGGCAAGGAGTCCGACCAGTTCATCGTCAATCACGCCCAGCGCTCGTACTACAGCACTCTTCTGGCTGCCGGGGTGCGCATTTACCGCTATCCGGCCCCGACGGTCCTGCACTCCAAGTACATGACGGTCGATGATGAGACCGGGGTCATCGGATCCTCCAATATGGATTTCCGCTCCTTCGCCCTGAACTACGAGGTGATGCTGCTGGCCTTCGGCGGTGATCTCGATGACCTGCTGCGCCTCAACGACGCCGACTACCGGGCCGTGTCCACCGAGCTGACCGCCGAGGAGTGGGCTGCCGAGCCCTGGTACCGGCGCTACATCGACAACGTCTGCCGCCTCATGTCCGCCCTGCTGTAG